The Xanthobacter flavus genome includes a window with the following:
- a CDS encoding ABC transporter substrate-binding protein: protein MLKRLRITATLVSAVLMSAVAAGAATAQETVRVGNLKLAHFAGVSYMKEIAPSCGIAIDLKLFPKGPDVMQAILAGELDVGATASEAAISGRGNGAPIYIVGGFASGGARLLATPDSGIKAVPDMKGKRVGVTRGSIQEVLLAAELGKNGMSAKDITIVYLGYPDLNQALLQKQVDAIMQTEPQSAQAIARGFGVEVLKPYDTPIGSPIRTLVMSEKFYKERPETAKKLMDCFVKAQKIFMNDPKAAEKFVTQDVFKGQLTGEEFQEALANSPYSLEMSADHIQKTTDVMAKYGVGKMSAPAKAEDWVKLDLLNAAKASNGIK from the coding sequence ATGCTTAAACGACTTCGCATCACCGCCACCCTTGTGTCCGCCGTTCTGATGTCCGCCGTTGCGGCGGGCGCGGCCACGGCGCAGGAAACCGTGCGGGTGGGCAACCTCAAGCTCGCCCATTTCGCCGGCGTCTCCTACATGAAGGAGATCGCGCCGAGCTGCGGCATCGCCATCGATCTCAAGCTCTTTCCCAAGGGGCCGGACGTGATGCAGGCGATCCTCGCCGGCGAGCTGGACGTGGGCGCCACCGCCTCCGAGGCGGCGATCTCCGGCCGTGGCAATGGCGCGCCCATCTATATCGTCGGCGGCTTCGCCAGCGGCGGCGCGCGGCTTCTGGCGACGCCCGACAGCGGCATCAAGGCCGTGCCCGACATGAAGGGCAAGCGCGTCGGCGTTACACGCGGCTCCATCCAGGAAGTGCTGCTGGCTGCCGAACTCGGCAAGAACGGCATGTCCGCCAAGGACATCACCATCGTCTATCTCGGCTATCCCGACCTCAACCAGGCGCTCTTGCAGAAGCAGGTGGACGCCATCATGCAGACCGAGCCGCAGTCGGCGCAGGCCATCGCCCGCGGCTTCGGCGTGGAGGTGCTGAAGCCTTACGACACGCCCATCGGCTCGCCCATCCGCACGCTGGTGATGAGCGAGAAGTTCTACAAGGAGCGTCCCGAGACGGCGAAGAAGCTGATGGATTGCTTCGTGAAGGCGCAGAAGATCTTCATGAACGATCCCAAGGCCGCCGAGAAGTTCGTGACGCAGGACGTGTTCAAGGGCCAGCTCACCGGCGAGGAATTCCAGGAAGCCCTCGCCAACTCGCCCTACTCCCTCGAAATGAGCGCCGACCACATCCAGAAGACCACGGACGTGATGGCGAAGTACGGCGTCGGCAAGATGTCCGCGCCCGCCAAGGCCGAGGACTGGGTGAAGCTCGACCTGCTCAATGCCGCCAAGGCGTCCAACGGCATCAAGTGA
- a CDS encoding MarR family winged helix-turn-helix transcriptional regulator, which yields MDWPLSDRPGFLARRVHQIHVSLFSELCAPFGVTPVQYSLLSALADRAEADQTTLSRIVALDRTTTTGALKRLEARGLVRRGTSATDRRSQSCSLTDEGRRMLEEMEAAARRAHALTVEMLAPEEQRQFIEAMKKIVAAHAGRQASSDLL from the coding sequence ATGGACTGGCCGCTATCCGACCGCCCCGGCTTCCTCGCGCGGCGGGTGCATCAGATCCATGTCAGCCTGTTTTCTGAGCTGTGTGCCCCGTTCGGCGTAACGCCGGTGCAGTACAGCCTCCTGTCGGCCCTCGCGGATCGGGCGGAGGCGGATCAGACCACGCTCTCGCGCATCGTCGCGCTGGACCGCACCACCACCACCGGAGCCTTGAAGCGCCTTGAGGCGCGGGGACTGGTGCGGCGCGGCACCTCGGCCACCGACCGGCGCTCGCAGAGCTGCTCGCTGACCGATGAGGGCCGCCGCATGCTGGAGGAGATGGAGGCCGCCGCGCGCCGCGCCCACGCGCTGACGGTGGAGATGCTGGCGCCCGAGGAGCAGCGCCAATTCATTGAGGCCATGAAGAAAATCGTCGCGGCTCACGCCGGACGGCAGGCCTCGTCCGATCTGCTTTGA
- a CDS encoding 3-keto-5-aminohexanoate cleavage protein: MPLTAAPAEALLWPPLVIANAPNGATRTKADHPALPMTAAELARNAAEIVEAGAALIHIHVRDGEGRHLLDVEAYRDATAAIRREVGDRLVVQATSEGAGRYTASEQIAVVRALRPEAVSLALREIIPDDAHEAAAAEFFAWLRRERILVQIILYSAEEVHRYQALKGRGLLGEGEDFPLFVLGRYTSGQVSTPADLVPFLAAGTPPRLWAMCAFGPKENACATVAAGLGGHVRVGFENNLFAPDGTRAEHNAAQVRRAADGARLLNRPLATADTLRGLYAGA, from the coding sequence ATGCCCCTGACCGCCGCCCCCGCCGAGGCCCTCCTCTGGCCGCCCCTCGTCATCGCCAACGCCCCCAACGGCGCCACCCGCACCAAGGCGGACCACCCGGCCTTGCCCATGACCGCGGCGGAGCTGGCGCGCAACGCGGCCGAGATCGTCGAGGCGGGCGCCGCGCTCATCCACATCCATGTGCGCGACGGCGAGGGGCGGCACCTTCTCGATGTGGAGGCCTACCGCGACGCCACCGCAGCCATCCGCCGGGAGGTGGGCGACAGGCTGGTGGTGCAGGCCACCTCGGAGGGGGCGGGGCGCTACACCGCGTCGGAGCAGATCGCCGTGGTGCGCGCCCTGCGGCCGGAGGCGGTCTCCCTCGCCTTGCGGGAGATCATCCCGGACGACGCGCACGAAGCCGCCGCCGCCGAGTTCTTCGCCTGGCTGCGGCGCGAGCGCATCTTGGTGCAGATCATCCTCTATTCGGCGGAGGAGGTGCATCGCTATCAGGCGCTGAAGGGGCGCGGCCTGCTGGGCGAGGGCGAGGATTTCCCGCTCTTCGTCCTCGGCCGCTACACCAGCGGACAGGTCTCCACGCCGGCCGACCTTGTGCCCTTCCTCGCCGCCGGCACGCCGCCGCGGCTGTGGGCCATGTGCGCGTTCGGGCCGAAGGAGAATGCTTGCGCCACCGTCGCCGCCGGCCTCGGCGGGCATGTGCGCGTGGGCTTCGAGAACAATCTCTTCGCGCCGGACGGCACCCGCGCCGAACACAATGCCGCGCAAGTGCGGCGCGCGGCGGATGGCGCGCGGCTCCTCAACCGACCGCTCGCCACGGCCGACACCCTGCGCGGGCTCTACGCCGGCGCGTGA
- a CDS encoding ABC transporter permease, whose product MNISRFKALGEGLLVPVGVLLIWQIACSAGWVNPMVLPSPAAVAARWWSYLAPLEPFNPATESRIAWIFSGELLHDSIASLSRVVMGFAVGAGLALPLGLFMGTSDSVYRFVNPLMQVLRPIPPIAYIPLSILWFGLGNAPAVFLIAIGAFFPVLMNTIAGVRHVDSIYIRAARSLGASRLTIFRRVILPAATPYILSGARIGIGTAFIVVIVAEMIAVNNGLGFRILEAREYFWSDKIIAGMLTIGLIGLAIDLLVSRLNNHLLRWHRGLES is encoded by the coding sequence ATGAACATCTCGCGCTTCAAGGCGCTCGGCGAGGGGCTGCTCGTACCCGTCGGTGTGCTCCTCATCTGGCAGATTGCCTGCTCGGCGGGCTGGGTAAACCCCATGGTGCTCCCCTCCCCCGCCGCCGTCGCGGCGCGCTGGTGGAGCTACCTCGCCCCGCTCGAACCGTTCAACCCGGCGACCGAAAGCCGGATCGCCTGGATCTTCTCCGGCGAATTGCTGCATGATTCCATCGCCAGCCTCTCGCGGGTGGTGATGGGCTTTGCGGTCGGCGCAGGCCTCGCGCTGCCGCTCGGGCTGTTCATGGGCACGAGCGATTCCGTCTATCGCTTCGTCAATCCGCTGATGCAGGTGCTGCGGCCCATCCCGCCCATCGCCTACATCCCGCTCTCCATCCTGTGGTTCGGCCTCGGCAACGCCCCGGCGGTGTTCCTCATCGCCATCGGTGCCTTCTTCCCGGTGCTGATGAACACCATCGCCGGCGTGCGGCACGTGGACAGCATCTACATCCGCGCCGCCCGCAGCCTCGGGGCGAGCCGCCTCACCATCTTCCGGCGGGTGATCCTGCCGGCGGCGACGCCCTACATCCTGTCCGGCGCGCGCATCGGCATCGGCACCGCCTTCATCGTGGTGATCGTGGCCGAGATGATCGCGGTCAACAACGGCCTCGGCTTCCGCATTCTGGAAGCGCGCGAATACTTCTGGTCGGACAAGATCATCGCGGGAATGCTGACGATCGGCCTCATCGGCCTCGCCATCGATCTCCTCGTCAGCCGCCTGAACAATCATCTGCTGCGCTGGCATCGCGGCCTGGAATCCTGA
- a CDS encoding MFS transporter, giving the protein MKINLPLLALAIGAFGIGVTEFSPMGMLPIIATDLGVSIPAAGLLVSAYAFGVLVTAPIMTLAFSSMPRRRLLVLSMGIFTVGNLISAFADGYWMLLAGRIVTSFNHGAFFGVGAVVAASVVPADKRAGAVAAMFSGLTIATIGGVPLAAFVGETIGWRAAFFGIAVIGAVAMLAVRLSLPPLEVQGESDMRSELKVLMRGPVLAALLLTVVSSSAMFTVFTYIAPILQVETGAASGFVTAMLVVYGLGLALGNWLGGRFADRSLDGTLIGSLAAVAVLLVLFVPGMRSHIATVPLVFLWGIASFALVPPLQMRVVHEAAEAPHLASAMNIGAFNLGNALGAALGGAVIDAGLGYPAVSLAGAATALAGLAFTLLLRRSRQRLKAATACG; this is encoded by the coding sequence ATGAAGATTAACCTGCCGCTGCTGGCGCTGGCCATCGGCGCCTTCGGCATCGGCGTCACAGAATTCTCGCCCATGGGGATGCTGCCGATCATCGCCACCGATCTCGGCGTTTCCATTCCCGCCGCCGGCCTGCTGGTGAGCGCCTATGCCTTCGGCGTGCTGGTGACGGCGCCCATCATGACGCTGGCCTTCTCCAGCATGCCACGCCGCCGGCTGCTGGTGCTCTCCATGGGCATCTTCACCGTGGGCAACCTCATCTCCGCCTTTGCGGACGGCTACTGGATGCTGCTCGCCGGCCGCATTGTCACCTCCTTCAACCACGGCGCCTTCTTCGGCGTCGGCGCGGTGGTGGCGGCGAGCGTGGTGCCGGCGGACAAGCGCGCCGGGGCCGTCGCCGCCATGTTCTCGGGACTCACCATCGCCACCATCGGCGGCGTGCCGCTGGCCGCCTTCGTGGGCGAGACCATCGGCTGGCGCGCGGCCTTCTTCGGCATCGCCGTCATCGGCGCCGTCGCCATGCTGGCGGTGCGCCTCTCCCTGCCGCCGCTGGAGGTGCAAGGCGAGAGCGACATGCGCTCGGAACTCAAGGTGCTGATGCGCGGCCCGGTGCTCGCCGCGCTGCTGCTGACGGTGGTCAGCTCCAGCGCCATGTTCACCGTCTTCACCTATATCGCGCCGATCCTTCAGGTGGAGACCGGCGCCGCATCCGGCTTCGTCACCGCCATGCTGGTGGTCTACGGGCTGGGCCTCGCGCTCGGCAACTGGCTGGGCGGGCGCTTCGCCGACCGCTCGCTGGACGGCACGCTCATCGGCTCGCTGGCGGCGGTGGCGGTGCTGCTGGTGCTGTTCGTGCCGGGCATGCGCTCGCACATCGCCACGGTGCCGCTGGTCTTCCTGTGGGGCATCGCCAGCTTCGCCCTCGTGCCGCCGCTCCAGATGCGGGTGGTGCACGAGGCGGCGGAGGCGCCGCACCTCGCCTCGGCCATGAATATCGGCGCCTTCAACCTCGGCAACGCGCTGGGCGCGGCGCTGGGCGGCGCGGTGATCGACGCGGGCCTCGGCTATCCCGCCGTCTCCCTCGCCGGAGCGGCCACCGCCCTCGCCGGCCTCGCCTTCACGCTCCTGCTGCGGCGCAGCCGCCAGCGCCTGAAGGCCGCGACGGCCTGCGGCTGA
- a CDS encoding sensor histidine kinase: MRPNRTTVLGAVLAVVLAAAAVFAVFEAGEMAEARVGERLASDARHRAEIYAQSLEGAIERFGYLPAAAALDDNVKRLLAAPADAEQVARVNAYLETLNRAAGGTVLYLLAPGGMTIAASNWNTPETYVGTDFSYRPYFTEAMEGRTGRFYAVGTLTGVPGYFISAPVIVDGKVAGVVATKVNLDPLEAVWHEAADTVLVADEHGIVFLASDPKFKFRALRPIEATAAAEMARTRQYGHKSYPLLRMGKGEDEGGLRVLSGSDISPSGRVIRDEKDLPIYDWRLLLFTDAAPVVLAGRSARIGMTLALVILGLVGLYWRQHLKRARESLAAQAALAAAHRELEGKVVERTADLSAANTRLAAEIEERRRAETELRAAQDELVQAAKMATLGQMAAGVTHELNQPLTALRALADNTAKLLQHGREEDAEANLARIAALVDRLGKITGQLRAFARRTSSEKGPVDAATVLAESLAILAPRLRASGARVVSALDPDATQVMFEPIRLSQVLVNLVGNALDAVKGRPGALVRISSHREGGRIVLTVEDNGPGLSDGAAERIFDPFFTTKPAGEGLGLGLPISLAIARDFGATLAARARPEGGTAFDLVMDAAEAEAPLTVSAEPLRHVS, translated from the coding sequence ATGCGCCCCAACCGCACCACGGTCCTTGGCGCCGTGCTGGCCGTTGTGCTGGCTGCGGCTGCGGTGTTCGCCGTTTTCGAGGCCGGCGAGATGGCGGAGGCGCGGGTGGGCGAGCGCCTCGCCTCGGATGCGCGGCACCGGGCGGAGATTTATGCCCAGAGCCTCGAAGGCGCCATCGAGCGGTTCGGCTACCTGCCCGCCGCCGCTGCCCTTGATGACAACGTGAAGCGCCTTCTTGCCGCCCCTGCCGATGCCGAGCAGGTAGCGCGGGTGAATGCCTATCTCGAAACGCTGAACCGCGCTGCCGGCGGCACGGTGCTCTATCTGCTGGCCCCCGGCGGCATGACCATCGCGGCCTCCAACTGGAACACGCCGGAAACCTATGTGGGAACCGATTTCAGCTATCGCCCCTATTTCACCGAGGCCATGGAAGGCCGCACCGGCCGCTTCTATGCGGTGGGCACGCTCACCGGCGTGCCGGGCTATTTCATCAGCGCTCCGGTGATTGTGGACGGCAAGGTCGCGGGCGTGGTGGCCACCAAGGTCAATCTCGACCCACTGGAAGCCGTCTGGCACGAGGCGGCCGATACCGTGCTGGTGGCGGACGAGCACGGCATCGTCTTCCTCGCCTCGGACCCGAAGTTCAAGTTTCGCGCGCTTCGGCCCATCGAGGCCACCGCCGCCGCCGAGATGGCCCGCACCCGCCAGTATGGCCACAAGTCTTATCCCCTGCTGCGCATGGGAAAAGGGGAGGACGAAGGCGGCCTCAGGGTGCTGTCGGGCTCGGACATCAGCCCCTCCGGCCGCGTCATCCGCGACGAGAAGGATCTGCCCATCTACGACTGGCGGCTGCTGCTGTTTACGGATGCCGCTCCGGTGGTGCTGGCCGGTCGCTCCGCGCGCATCGGCATGACGCTGGCCTTGGTCATCCTCGGCCTTGTCGGCCTCTATTGGCGCCAGCACCTCAAGCGCGCGCGGGAAAGTCTCGCCGCCCAGGCGGCGCTGGCCGCCGCCCATCGCGAGCTGGAGGGCAAGGTGGTGGAACGCACTGCGGACCTTTCCGCCGCCAACACCCGCCTTGCCGCCGAGATCGAGGAGCGCCGCCGCGCCGAGACTGAGCTGCGCGCGGCGCAGGACGAACTGGTACAGGCCGCCAAGATGGCGACCCTCGGCCAGATGGCGGCCGGCGTGACCCACGAGCTGAACCAGCCCCTCACCGCGCTCCGGGCGCTGGCCGACAACACCGCCAAGCTGCTCCAGCACGGCCGCGAGGAGGATGCGGAGGCGAACCTCGCCCGCATCGCGGCGCTGGTGGACCGCCTCGGCAAGATCACCGGCCAGTTGCGCGCCTTCGCCCGCCGCACCTCCAGCGAGAAGGGGCCGGTGGATGCCGCCACCGTGCTGGCGGAAAGCCTCGCCATCCTCGCCCCACGCCTTCGGGCATCGGGCGCGCGCGTCGTCAGCGCACTGGACCCCGACGCCACGCAGGTGATGTTCGAGCCCATCCGCCTCAGCCAGGTGCTGGTGAACCTCGTGGGCAATGCGCTCGACGCGGTGAAGGGGCGGCCGGGCGCTCTGGTCCGCATCTCGTCCCATCGCGAAGGCGGCCGCATCGTCCTCACGGTGGAGGACAACGGGCCGGGGCTTTCGGACGGCGCGGCGGAGCGCATCTTCGATCCCTTCTTCACCACCAAGCCGGCGGGCGAGGGGCTGGGGCTCGGCCTGCCCATCTCGCTCGCCATCGCCCGCGATTTCGGCGCCACCCTCGCCGCCCGCGCCCGTCCGGAAGGCGGCACCGCGTTCGATCTCGTGATGGACGCGGCCGAGGCCGAAGCGCCCCTTACCGTATCTGCGGAGCCGCTGCGCCATGTTTCCTGA
- the cls gene encoding cardiolipin synthase has translation MDESTVITWALFAAHLSLQIIFIVRALLRPHREPSSRMAWVLVIALAPVVGVVAYILFGEVNLGRKAVEQLRAAVAELPPAEGVAGPSAEADIAERHVPLFRVGQSVNHFLPVGGNRAELLPDSASAIASMVKDIDAARSSVHVLFYIWLDDASGRSVMEALKRAAGRGVVCRAMADDLGSRALIHSPLWRDMAAAGVRLARALPIGNPLLRPFKGRIDMRNHRKIVVIDNAITYCGSQNCADAAFAVKAKFAPWVDVMARFEGPVVRQNQHLFASNWMAQVEEDLAPLFAEPLPAPQPGFVAQVIGSGAGVRYSAMPETFVALMNAARGELVITTPYYVPDEPLQAALCAAARRGVSTTIVFPKRNDSWIVAAASRSYYSDLLEAGVNIREYVGGLLHAKTLTLDGEVTLIGSANIDRRSFELNAENNILLCDAAFTRAMRARQQVFLDAATPVTRDDADAFSAPRRLWNNTIAMLGPVL, from the coding sequence ATGGATGAGTCCACCGTGATCACCTGGGCGCTGTTCGCCGCCCATTTGAGCCTTCAGATCATCTTCATCGTCCGCGCCCTGCTCCGGCCGCACCGCGAGCCCTCCTCGCGCATGGCCTGGGTGCTGGTGATCGCGCTGGCGCCGGTGGTGGGCGTCGTCGCCTACATCCTGTTCGGCGAGGTGAACCTCGGGCGAAAGGCGGTGGAGCAATTGCGCGCCGCGGTGGCGGAGCTGCCGCCGGCCGAGGGCGTCGCCGGTCCTTCTGCGGAAGCGGATATCGCGGAGCGCCACGTCCCGCTGTTCCGCGTCGGCCAGTCGGTGAACCATTTCCTGCCGGTGGGGGGAAACCGGGCCGAGCTGCTGCCGGATTCCGCCTCCGCCATCGCCTCCATGGTCAAGGACATCGATGCCGCCCGCTCGAGCGTCCATGTGCTCTTCTACATCTGGCTCGACGACGCCAGCGGGCGCTCCGTGATGGAGGCGCTGAAGCGCGCGGCGGGACGCGGCGTCGTCTGCCGGGCCATGGCGGACGATCTCGGCTCCCGCGCGCTCATCCACTCGCCCCTGTGGCGCGACATGGCAGCGGCGGGCGTGCGGCTCGCCAGGGCCCTGCCCATCGGCAACCCGCTGCTGCGCCCGTTCAAGGGGCGCATCGACATGCGCAACCACCGCAAGATCGTGGTGATCGACAATGCCATCACCTACTGCGGCAGCCAGAACTGCGCCGACGCCGCCTTCGCGGTGAAGGCGAAGTTCGCGCCCTGGGTGGATGTGATGGCCCGCTTCGAAGGCCCGGTGGTGCGGCAGAACCAGCATCTGTTCGCCAGCAACTGGATGGCGCAGGTGGAGGAAGACCTCGCCCCGCTCTTCGCCGAGCCCCTGCCGGCGCCGCAGCCCGGCTTTGTGGCGCAGGTCATCGGCTCGGGTGCCGGGGTGCGCTATTCGGCCATGCCGGAGACGTTCGTGGCGCTGATGAATGCGGCGCGGGGCGAACTCGTCATCACCACGCCCTATTACGTGCCGGACGAGCCCCTCCAGGCGGCCCTGTGCGCCGCGGCCCGGCGCGGGGTTTCGACCACCATCGTGTTCCCGAAGCGCAACGACAGCTGGATCGTCGCCGCCGCCAGCCGCAGCTATTACAGCGACCTGCTCGAGGCTGGCGTGAATATCCGCGAGTACGTCGGCGGCCTGCTGCACGCCAAGACCCTGACCCTCGACGGCGAAGTGACCCTGATCGGCTCGGCCAACATCGATCGCCGCAGCTTCGAGCTGAATGCGGAAAACAACATCCTCCTGTGCGATGCCGCCTTCACCCGCGCCATGCGGGCGCGCCAGCAGGTTTTCCTCGACGCGGCGACGCCGGTGACGCGGGACGACGCCGACGCCTTCAGCGCCCCGCGCCGCCTGTGGAACAACACCATCGCCATGCTGGGACCGGTGCTGTAG
- a CDS encoding sigma-54-dependent transcriptional regulator, translating to MFPERAISAEAEAPRHASRPRVLLVDDEEMIRLSIEQTLDLAGIDVTAFASAEAALPAIGRDYPGIVVTDVRLPARDGLELLADIRRRDPELPVVLITGHGDVAMAVSAMREGAYDFIEKPFVSDAFVEVIKRALEKRALVLENRRLRTALDRGDAIERHLVGQSAAMRRLRDDIAQLASTSADVLVLGETGAGKEQVARALHEGGARRDRPFVAVNCGAIPESMFESEMFGHEAGAFTGAGKRRIGKIEHASGGTLFLDEVESMPLAMQVKLLRVLQDRRIERLGSNTPVPVDLRVIAATKEDLGALADAGRFRKDLFFRLDVVKLSLPPLRERREDIPLLFELFLVQAAVKYQRPVVEVPPSLRRALMLADWPGNVRELKNAAERHMLGFLAPDFTGGAAAAPSLNELLDRVERLVIEDALKASGHRVSAAALALNIPRKTLHDRMKRLGLASTD from the coding sequence ATGTTTCCTGAACGCGCCATCTCCGCCGAGGCCGAAGCGCCTCGCCACGCCAGCCGCCCGCGCGTGCTGCTGGTGGACGACGAGGAGATGATCCGCCTCTCCATCGAGCAGACGCTGGACCTCGCCGGCATCGACGTGACCGCCTTCGCCAGCGCGGAGGCCGCCTTGCCCGCCATCGGCCGGGATTATCCCGGCATCGTGGTCACCGACGTGCGCCTGCCCGCGCGCGATGGGCTGGAGCTTCTGGCGGATATCCGCCGCCGCGATCCGGAGCTGCCGGTGGTGCTCATCACCGGCCATGGCGACGTGGCCATGGCGGTCAGCGCCATGCGCGAAGGCGCCTACGACTTCATCGAGAAGCCGTTCGTGAGCGACGCCTTCGTTGAGGTCATAAAGCGGGCGCTGGAGAAGCGCGCCCTCGTGCTGGAAAACCGCCGCCTGCGCACCGCGCTCGACCGGGGCGATGCCATCGAGCGGCATCTCGTGGGGCAGTCCGCGGCCATGCGACGCCTGCGCGACGACATCGCACAGCTCGCCTCCACCAGCGCCGACGTGCTGGTGCTGGGCGAAACCGGCGCCGGCAAGGAGCAGGTCGCCCGCGCCCTGCACGAGGGCGGTGCGCGGCGCGACAGGCCGTTCGTGGCGGTCAATTGCGGCGCCATTCCCGAGAGCATGTTCGAGAGCGAGATGTTCGGCCACGAGGCCGGCGCCTTCACCGGGGCCGGCAAGCGGCGCATCGGCAAGATCGAGCACGCCTCCGGCGGCACGCTCTTCCTCGACGAGGTGGAGAGCATGCCCCTCGCCATGCAGGTGAAGCTGCTGCGGGTGCTGCAGGACCGCCGCATCGAGCGCCTCGGTTCCAACACGCCGGTGCCGGTGGATCTGCGCGTCATCGCCGCCACCAAGGAAGACCTCGGCGCGCTCGCCGATGCCGGCCGATTCCGGAAAGACCTGTTCTTCCGCCTCGACGTGGTGAAGCTCTCCCTCCCGCCCCTGCGCGAGCGGCGGGAGGACATCCCGCTTCTCTTCGAGCTATTCCTGGTGCAGGCGGCAGTGAAGTATCAGCGGCCGGTGGTGGAGGTTCCGCCCTCGCTGCGGCGCGCGCTGATGCTGGCCGACTGGCCGGGCAATGTGCGCGAGCTGAAGAATGCCGCCGAGCGCCATATGCTGGGCTTCCTCGCGCCCGATTTCACCGGCGGCGCGGCCGCCGCGCCGAGCCTCAACGAACTGCTGGACCGGGTGGAGCGCCTCGTCATCGAAGACGCGCTGAAAGCCTCCGGCCACCGCGTCTCCGCCGCCGCCCTCGCCCTCAACATCCCCCGTAAGACCCTGCACGACCGTATGAAGCGGCTCGGCCTCGCCTCCACCGACTGA
- a CDS encoding ABC transporter ATP-binding protein, whose product MAVMPSASAAAVAHAASPHIVVSGVDKRFVVPGGEIVALKDIDLTINEGEFVCLLGPSGCGKSTLLNAIAGFSAPTRGTITVDGRAVKDPGPDRGMVFQEYALFPWMTVAQNIAFGLEIKGMSRAEIEPKVSELLAMLKLTEFRDRFPKDLSGGMRQRVAIARVLALDSPVMLMDEPFGALDALTRRSLQDELIRIWSATGKTIVFVTHSIEESIYLADRIVVLTYRPGTIKRDIKVDLPRPRDSASTAFNELKRELSALVTAEQHRFEEVEVKGLTTD is encoded by the coding sequence ATGGCTGTCATGCCTTCCGCCTCTGCCGCTGCCGTCGCGCATGCGGCCTCCCCCCACATTGTCGTCTCCGGGGTCGACAAGCGCTTCGTCGTTCCCGGCGGCGAGATCGTCGCCCTGAAGGACATCGACCTCACCATCAATGAGGGCGAGTTCGTCTGCCTGCTCGGCCCCTCGGGCTGCGGCAAGTCCACCTTGCTCAATGCCATCGCCGGCTTCTCGGCCCCGACCCGCGGCACGATCACGGTGGACGGCCGCGCGGTGAAGGATCCGGGGCCGGATCGGGGCATGGTGTTTCAGGAATACGCCCTGTTCCCGTGGATGACGGTGGCGCAGAACATCGCCTTCGGCCTCGAGATCAAGGGCATGAGCCGCGCCGAGATCGAGCCGAAGGTGAGCGAGCTGCTCGCCATGCTGAAGCTCACTGAGTTCCGCGACCGCTTCCCGAAGGACCTTTCCGGCGGCATGCGCCAGCGCGTGGCCATCGCCCGCGTTCTGGCGCTCGACAGCCCGGTGATGCTGATGGACGAGCCGTTCGGCGCGCTCGACGCCCTCACCCGCCGCTCGCTGCAGGACGAACTCATCCGCATCTGGTCGGCGACGGGCAAGACCATTGTCTTCGTGACCCACTCCATCGAGGAGTCCATCTATCTGGCGGACCGCATCGTCGTGCTCACCTACCGGCCGGGCACCATCAAGCGGGACATCAAGGTGGACCTGCCACGCCCGCGGGATTCCGCCTCCACCGCGTTCAACGAGCTGAAGCGGGAGCTTTCCGCCCTCGTGACCGCCGAGCAGCACCGGTTCGAGGAGGTCGAGGTCAAAGGCTTGACCACCGACTGA